A region from the Streptomyces tsukubensis genome encodes:
- a CDS encoding glycosyltransferase family 4 protein, producing MSTSGTRPKLAVIVANGITGDSRVQKTALAAAGAGWDVTLIGRGTTKKPEHSWFGPVKVVRLPVANRMERRVTAKTGRGGLRARVTQWGISDGAALAQLRDAHRAWVREQTTRIGYLGDSSVAEVTAAGMKAWVHARRSAHQFRVRAYRWEQRRKSAEPRGNWREDWPALLDLDLAFGPFIEELAPDVIHANDITMIHTAARAAARLRARGLTCRWLYDSHEYVAGIDWPKPAMRTAFPAVEAEFIGKADAVVTVSPELAEMLRADHKLPKTPAVVRNAPIRGVVGEAAGRVSVRAACGLDEDVPLMVYAGWIAPDRGVATAVEALVHLPDHHLALVSGRVTAGLTELQKQATELGVRHRVHVVPYVPQHEVPDYLSSADLGLTPFHRIPNVENSLPTKAAEYLHARLPIITSDIKSMSEFVRTHGVGEVFTAEDVDSFVAAVKRATADRELLRKNINDALLTEHSWEHQSQVLLDLYTEISGKKPGAPDEGPVWNAEERRVAGPKAAVVEQLDRDWRPLSATPIKLGLAPANFAGQLAAYATAITKERDDVSAEVVKHRAANQKHDYPADVYIDLVALRNLDVRLELVQRTVRRYTHLIADAFRPVFGGLNGNSIEGDLAALRHHGIKVALLAHGSEVRNPEMHRERNPYSLFLDAPDGYEEELTRLATQNRRIAETADLPVFVTTPDLLLDLPMATWTPLVVDVKAWASDRPVMERKRPKVLHAPSARWSKGTDRILPLLEDLDSRGIIEFQLAEGVSWSTVRSMMMDADIVIDQFAIGTYGTFACEGMAAGRPVIAYLDQESLDACGVVPPIVNATPQTLGAELERLLDDREATAQIGRDSAAFAREYHDGTATVAALSSFLTPR from the coding sequence ATGTCTACCTCTGGCACCCGGCCGAAACTGGCCGTCATCGTCGCCAACGGAATCACGGGGGATTCCCGGGTGCAGAAGACCGCTCTGGCGGCGGCGGGCGCGGGCTGGGACGTCACCCTGATCGGACGGGGCACCACGAAGAAGCCCGAACACTCCTGGTTCGGTCCGGTGAAGGTGGTCCGCCTGCCGGTGGCCAACCGCATGGAGCGCCGGGTGACGGCCAAGACCGGGCGCGGCGGACTGCGGGCCCGGGTGACCCAGTGGGGCATCAGCGACGGCGCCGCCCTCGCCCAGCTCCGTGACGCCCACCGGGCGTGGGTACGGGAGCAGACCACCAGGATCGGCTACCTCGGAGACTCGTCGGTGGCCGAGGTGACGGCCGCGGGTATGAAGGCATGGGTGCACGCGCGGCGCAGCGCGCACCAGTTCCGGGTCCGGGCCTACCGCTGGGAGCAGCGGCGCAAGTCCGCCGAGCCCCGCGGGAACTGGCGGGAGGACTGGCCGGCGCTGCTCGACCTCGACCTCGCCTTCGGCCCCTTCATCGAGGAACTGGCGCCGGATGTCATCCACGCCAACGACATCACGATGATCCACACTGCGGCGCGGGCCGCGGCCCGGCTGCGGGCCCGTGGTCTGACCTGCCGCTGGCTGTACGACTCCCATGAGTACGTCGCGGGCATAGACTGGCCCAAGCCCGCCATGAGAACCGCCTTCCCGGCCGTCGAGGCCGAATTCATCGGCAAGGCCGACGCCGTGGTGACGGTCTCGCCGGAGCTGGCCGAGATGCTGCGCGCCGACCACAAGCTGCCGAAGACCCCCGCCGTGGTGCGCAACGCCCCGATCCGCGGAGTCGTCGGCGAGGCGGCCGGCCGGGTCTCCGTACGGGCGGCCTGCGGGCTCGACGAGGACGTTCCGCTGATGGTGTACGCGGGCTGGATCGCCCCGGACCGCGGTGTCGCCACCGCCGTCGAGGCCCTGGTCCACCTGCCCGACCACCATCTGGCGCTGGTCTCCGGCCGGGTGACCGCCGGGCTGACCGAACTCCAGAAGCAGGCCACCGAGCTGGGCGTGCGCCACCGCGTCCACGTCGTGCCGTACGTCCCCCAGCACGAGGTGCCGGACTATCTGTCCAGCGCGGACCTGGGACTGACCCCGTTCCACCGGATCCCGAACGTGGAGAACTCGCTGCCCACCAAGGCGGCCGAGTATCTGCACGCCCGGCTGCCGATCATCACCAGCGACATCAAGTCGATGAGTGAGTTCGTCCGCACCCACGGGGTCGGCGAGGTCTTCACCGCCGAGGACGTCGACTCGTTCGTCGCCGCGGTCAAGCGGGCCACCGCAGACCGCGAGCTGCTGCGCAAGAACATCAACGACGCGCTGCTGACCGAGCATTCGTGGGAGCACCAGTCGCAGGTGCTGCTGGACCTCTACACCGAGATCTCCGGGAAGAAGCCGGGCGCGCCCGACGAGGGCCCGGTGTGGAACGCCGAGGAGCGCCGGGTCGCCGGCCCGAAGGCGGCCGTCGTCGAGCAGCTCGACCGCGACTGGCGTCCGCTGAGTGCCACACCCATCAAACTGGGGCTCGCCCCCGCCAACTTCGCCGGCCAGCTCGCCGCCTACGCCACGGCGATCACCAAGGAGCGGGACGACGTCTCGGCCGAGGTGGTCAAGCACCGGGCCGCGAACCAGAAGCACGACTATCCGGCCGACGTCTACATCGACCTGGTGGCCCTGCGGAATCTGGACGTACGGCTGGAGCTGGTGCAGCGGACCGTCCGGCGCTACACCCACCTCATCGCAGACGCCTTCCGCCCGGTCTTCGGCGGACTGAACGGCAACAGCATCGAGGGCGATCTGGCGGCCCTGCGGCACCACGGGATCAAGGTCGCGCTCCTCGCGCACGGCTCCGAGGTCCGCAACCCCGAGATGCACCGCGAGCGCAATCCGTACTCCCTCTTCCTCGACGCCCCCGACGGGTACGAGGAGGAGCTGACCCGGCTGGCGACGCAGAACCGCCGGATCGCGGAGACGGCCGACCTCCCGGTCTTCGTCACCACCCCTGACCTGCTGCTCGACCTGCCGATGGCGACCTGGACGCCGCTGGTCGTCGACGTCAAGGCCTGGGCCAGTGACCGCCCGGTGATGGAGCGCAAGCGGCCGAAGGTGCTGCACGCCCCGTCGGCCCGCTGGTCCAAGGGCACGGACCGGATCCTGCCGCTCCTCGAAGACCTCGACTCCCGCGGGATCATCGAGTTCCAGCTCGCCGAGGGCGTCTCGTGGTCCACGGTCCGCTCGATGATGATGGACGCGGACATCGTGATCGACCAGTTCGCCATCGGTACGTACGGCACCTTCGCCTGCGAGGGCATGGCGGCCGGCCGGCCCGTCATCGCCTACCTCGACCAGGAGTCCCTGGACGCCTGCGGTGTGGTGCCGCCGATCGTCAACGCCACCCCGCAGACGCTCGGCGCCGAGCTGGAGCGGCTGCTGGACGACCGGGAGGCCACGGCGCAGATCGGCCGGGACTCGGCCGCCTTCGCCCGTGAGTACCACGACGGGACCGCCACGGTGGCCGCGCTGAGCAGCTTCCTCACCCCGCGCTGA
- a CDS encoding nucleotide sugar dehydrogenase, translating to MNICVVALGKIGLPLAVQFATKGHRVIGADVNEKVVELVNAGTEPFPGEYDLDVKLKQTVDAGLLSATTDTAAAVAESDAVVVVVPLFVDAEGTPDFGWMDSATRAIAKGLKPGTLVSYETTLPVGTTRTRWAPMLEEGSGLTAGSDFHLVFSPERVLTGRVFADLRRYPKLVGGIDEASGTRGVEFYEQVLDFDERDDLPQANGVWDLGTAEASELAKLAETTYRDVNIGLANQFARFADKNGIDVKKVIEACNSQPYSHIHQPGIAVGGHCIPIYPRMYLWNDPEATVVRSAREANAAMPEYAVDLLAAAYGDLTDVPVLVLGAAYRGGVKETAFSGVFGTVEALKARGAVPYVSDPMYTAEELAAHGLTPHQGEKVTAAVLQADHAEYRELAASDLPDVTVLVDGRRTTDPERWTGVRRVVIGG from the coding sequence ATGAACATCTGTGTAGTCGCTCTCGGAAAGATCGGGCTGCCGCTGGCGGTCCAGTTCGCCACCAAGGGCCACCGGGTGATCGGCGCCGACGTCAATGAAAAGGTCGTCGAGCTGGTCAACGCGGGCACCGAGCCCTTCCCGGGCGAGTACGACCTGGACGTGAAGCTGAAGCAGACGGTGGACGCCGGTCTGCTCTCCGCGACCACCGACACCGCCGCCGCGGTCGCGGAGTCCGACGCCGTGGTCGTCGTCGTACCGCTCTTCGTGGACGCCGAAGGCACCCCGGACTTCGGCTGGATGGACTCCGCCACCCGCGCCATCGCCAAGGGACTCAAGCCCGGCACCCTCGTCTCGTACGAGACCACCCTCCCGGTCGGCACCACCCGCACCCGCTGGGCGCCGATGCTGGAGGAGGGCTCCGGCCTGACCGCGGGCAGCGACTTCCACCTGGTCTTCTCGCCGGAGCGGGTCCTCACCGGCCGGGTCTTCGCTGATCTGCGCCGCTACCCCAAGCTGGTCGGCGGCATCGACGAGGCCTCCGGCACCCGCGGTGTGGAGTTCTACGAGCAGGTCCTCGACTTCGACGAGCGCGACGACCTGCCGCAGGCCAACGGCGTCTGGGACCTGGGCACCGCCGAGGCCTCCGAGCTGGCGAAGCTGGCCGAGACCACCTACCGCGATGTCAACATCGGCCTGGCGAACCAGTTCGCGCGCTTTGCCGACAAGAACGGCATCGACGTCAAGAAGGTCATCGAGGCCTGCAACTCCCAGCCGTACAGCCACATCCACCAGCCCGGTATCGCCGTCGGCGGCCACTGCATCCCGATCTACCCGCGGATGTACCTGTGGAACGACCCCGAGGCGACCGTGGTGCGCTCGGCCCGCGAGGCCAACGCCGCCATGCCCGAGTACGCCGTCGACCTGCTGGCCGCCGCCTACGGCGACCTGACGGACGTCCCGGTGCTGGTACTGGGCGCCGCCTACCGCGGCGGCGTCAAGGAGACCGCCTTCTCCGGTGTCTTCGGGACGGTCGAGGCCCTCAAGGCGCGCGGTGCGGTTCCGTACGTCTCCGACCCCATGTACACGGCCGAGGAACTGGCCGCGCACGGCCTCACCCCGCACCAGGGAGAGAAGGTCACCGCCGCCGTACTCCAGGCCGACCACGCCGAGTACCGTGAACTTGCCGCATCCGACCTCCCCGACGTGACCGTCCTCGTCGACGGACGCCGGACCACCGACCCGGAGCGCTGGACCGGCGTCCGCCGGGTCGTCATCGGCGGCTGA